The Nycticebus coucang isolate mNycCou1 chromosome 17, mNycCou1.pri, whole genome shotgun sequence nucleotide sequence TCGTTATATTTGAAGTCCTTTTCTGTCCCACTGCAGTTGGTGGGATTAGTCCTCCATTGCACCTTACGGTACTGAGGCTCAGGAAAGTGAATTTGTTCCCTCTAGAGATGGTGCTTTATGAATATGAATGAAGCATAGTTTTCTGGTTGGGGGGGTTAATGATACAGGCAAGCCCTCTGTCTAGCATTAAGCAAGcaggtttttttccccaaagacaaGCAAAACTTGCAGAGGGTCgattaaattcttgagaatatTGTAATTCATTACGTTGTAACCAGGATTTTGAGGGGCTCCTCCCTAGCCCAAACACCCACTAAGCTGCACATGCAGGGAGAATCCTGTCTTGGTTTTGTCTCAGTAACCTTAATTGCAGAAATCGAATCTTTTTGTTCCAAACAGCCTACTCCAAGTTTTATCTATGTTTATCACTCTGAGATTTTTAAATTGAGTATCTGTATTTAAGCATCCGTGTACCAGTAACTGCTAAATgacaaaaagaatcatttaaaatataattttgattctCACAGTATTCAAAACAGTTTGCCCGTTCATGGAGTGAAAGAACACACGCGTGTGTGTTAAGGCTTTATTCCTATTCATTTTGGATAGCTAAAATTTCTGACAAATTTATATCTGAAATGTTTATTAATTCGATTGGAAACATCCTTTAAATACAGTGTTTTAATATAACATAAGGAATGTTGATCCCGTAATAAGCTGTGGTTCTTGTATGTTTGTCTCTTTCTGTTGTGATTATAAGCTATTCGTGTTTGTGTAATCCATTCTCATTTCTGATTTGCCAGTTGGGAGTTTAGGTAGATAATTCAGCTTTTTAAAGCAATGTGAAGTTAACATTGTATGTTTCATTTCCAGATTTACTAAATCATTCAGCCTCTTTCTATCTGCAGAATGGTAATGTTTCCTGTCTCAGTGTAGTTAGGAATGAAATAGAATGATGAGAAAATGGAATATGCAGTCTTTCATGGGCGTTACTTAATCTTGATGGAAGTTCATGTTCAAGAAATCCAGTAGAGGGATCTTTCTGCTTTGCCCTCTAGTAGGTAAAATAGTGAAAAACTAGTTCAAAGGTAACCATGACCTTTGGTTACCCACACTTAAGGTTCAGTGTTGTTCTCCTTGTTAGAGttgcttttttcttcatttacagGTTGTGAACTAAAGGCCGACAAAGATTATCACtttaaggtggataatgatgaaaaTGAGCACCAGTTATCTTTAAGAACGGTatttaaactttcaaaataaactaCTTAACCTTTCTTGATTTCAGCCTTTTAGTTCTTAATCATGTGGCTTGAGACTTTTCCTTTGCTTTGCTGACTGCTTATAAGATGTTTTTATAACTTGATATTGTGTGTTCCTCATTGTTCATCTATATAATAAATTTACTTGGTACCTTTACTACTCATTTGGTAGTCATGTAAAATCCATTCACTTCGTTTCAGTCTTATGTATTCAGTTGTGTTTTAAAGCCCCTAGGGTAGTGATAATCTCTCATGTCTCACAAGAGACTAGCCTAGGGCTCAattactcaataaacatttgttcggtgataagtatatattttatgcatttctttaaatttgtatatattttatgtatttctttaaatttgttgaacaTGAAAAATGGTTTTGCCAAGGTCACATAAAACTTGAAGATACTGCACaatttgttttccataatggctaatAATGAAAGTTTTAtacttgattatttaaaaaatattcatgtgcCACATTACAGATGCTTGGTTAGTGAAGGACCACATACATAATGGTGGTTATCTCATAAGATTAACCTATTTCtattgtaccttttctatatttagaaagACAAATACATACTGCTGTGCTACAATTGTTTGCAGTATTCCTTGCAGTAACATGCTTTACATATTTGTGGtttaggagcaataggctataccatatagcctagaTATATAGTAGGCTATAATATTTAGGTTTGTATGAGTAAATTTTTAAGATCCCACAAACCTGAAAACACCTAACAGCAAATTTTTCAGAATATATTCTCATCGTTAAGCGAATCATGGCTGTACTTAACAAATTTTAGGAGGGGTTGTAAAACAGCTAAAACTTGAagtagtgttttgtttttccccacaGGTCAGTTTAGGGGCTGGTGCAAAGGATGAGTTGCACATTGTTGAAGCAGAGGCAATGAATTATGAAGGCAGTCCAATTAAAGTAACACTGGCAACTTTGAAAATGTCTGTACAGCCAACGGTAAGGGCACTTACGGTTTGTGTTCAaagtttaattttgttgttttaaggtaGGTATGTCATTTAACTTGTACCAAGGAGATAAAAAACCAAGCAGTTTAACTTGTAGGGTTGAGTGGTAAACTCTTGAAGAAGGTGGTTTTTGCTGATTATGGGAAAATcagcagaggggaaaaaaacaggtTAACTGGTTGTGATCTGGTTTGTAGTTTTACCTACAtgatgcttatttttttcttcacatttggTGATTGAAAATTTCTCCCTTTTTAGGTTTCTCTTGGGGGCTTTGAAATAACACCACCGGTGGTCTTACGGTTGAAGTGTGGTTCAGGGCCTGTGCATATTAGTGGGCAGCACTTAGTaggtatgtttttatatattgtgtATTTAGTTCTCTTTAATATAGTTGCTTACTTGTGTCAATTTGGACTTACAAAAGCATAGTTAGTTGTACTATTGTATTCATGATAGGTTCAAATGGGAATGCTGTCATTTATAACTGGAGAGGACTAGTTTTGAATTTAAAGCCTAGCAATAAAAATTGGCctcaaattccttttaaaaagtttctgttcctCATTTGCTATTGCTAATATAATCTCAAGTTTCTAGAATAGCgtatttgttattgttatcaatattctttctgatttcttgGTTCTTGAGTTTTATAATgtctaagaattttattttagctgTGGAAGAAGATGCAGAGtcagaagatgaagaggaggaggatgtgaaACTCTTAAGTATGTCTGGAAAGCGATCTGCTCCTGGAAGTGGAAGCAAAGTTCCACAGGTAcagatgctttttttttagagacagaatttcactttattgccctcggtagagtgccgtggcgtcacacagctcacagcatcctcccaactcctgggcttaggtgattctcctgcctcagcctcccaagtagctgggactacaggcgcccgcttacaacgcccggctatttttttgttgcagtttggccggggctgggtttaaacctgccaccctcggtatatggggctggcgccctgctcactgagccgccCACAGATGCATTTTTACTACAGGTCTTACATTCTACCTTGTGGTTTGGTGATCGTTTTgctcatgagttttttttttttttttttttaagaaaaaagtaaaacttgctgctgatgaagatgaagatgatgatgatgaagatgatgatgatgaagaagagTAAGTATGTGTTTGGAAACTGATTTGCTAGTATGCTTGGAGGGATTTCATGAAAATCATTTAGCAAAATTATCCTGTGTAATTAGTACCTTAAGGACAAGTGCTTATCAGTTTAGGTTACATGAGCTGAGTTGAAGGGCTATTTGGACTAtgagcctttatttttatttttgagacagagtctcactctgtcctgagtagaatgctgtggtgtcattgtagctcacagcaacctcaaactcctcaaaagatcctcttgacccagccttccaagtatatGGTACTATAGCCATTCCTGgcaagtttttgtatttttagtagagttgtgGGCTATGCTCTTGGCTTAGGCTGGCtctgaacccctgagctcaagcagtccactccaCTTGGGGTCtttagagtgttaggattacagctgtgagccactgacTGTGCCTGGCCACTGGATCATGAGCGTTTAAAATGGTGCTATGCATCGTGAATCTTCAGCATTTCTCAAAATACTATTTCTACTGTACATTATAAAGTCTGATATACTATACAATAAATGGACTTTGTGGAAAGAGAATCTGCTAGAACACATTCTTTCCACAAAGCGTTTTGGCCTATGTGGCCTCTGGTTCCTTATTAACAAAATTAAGATactaaaaggaatattgagattTCTTTGGAATTTAAAGTATGGTTGGAAAAGATTTAATGTGTGTATTAAGCTAGGTCAAGCTTAGGTAGTAATTTACACTGGAATGAAGAACTACTTACAATTGATCTTATATGACAATATCAGTAATCTCTAATACATTGAATTCTTGTTTGTCTGTTTCGTCCCTCAGTTCTAGTATTGgtgtacatatatgtattgaaaacatgtttaaaatggaATCAAAGAAAACTTGAGGGCTGAGCCCAGTTgttaacacctgtaatcctagcactctgggaagccaaggtgggtggattgcttgagctcacaggttcaagaccagcctgagcaacagtgagaccccatctctaaaaatagctgggcgttgtggcaggtgcctgtagtcccagctacttgggaggctgaggcaagggaattgcttgaacccaagagtttggaggttgctgtgagctatgacgccatggtaggggcgacaaagtgagactatgtctcaaaaaaaaaaacatacttgaGAATAGACACTGATGATAAATCTGGAAGTTAGGTTTTCAAAAACAGAAGGTAGCTAAGCTAATAGTTAAAAACAGTATGACAAGGTAGAAAATAGAAGACGTGCTAAAagcttaaaaaatcaaaataaatgcatGTCAAACTTAACACATGAATTCAAGATTGTTATCACTTACCATTAGTAAGAATTAAAGATCTCAAGGGAAGGACCATGGATGGTCTACAGTACTTAATTAAATTTggattcatttacttttttcataagtttgagtGGTTAGCATGTACACTTAGACATTGGAGACAAGCAATTCCTTCCAGGAATGCTTTGGTATAAAACCTCATTGATATCCTGGTCTTGCAGGGGCTTTGGAGGATTCTTTGGAATGGGTATAATTGCTGATGTAATTATAATATGAGAATTTACATTTGTGTTCTTCTGGGTCTCTTCAAAGTTGTcatcaacttttcatttttagagGAATGAAAAGTATAGGATGGTGATGTTGGGGTCCAGATCAGCAAGTTTTCATGTAAGCAAAGAAAAGGTAATCAGATGTGCATCCTGCGGGCAATGAATACTTTCAAGGAAAACAAGGCTTTACTTAGTAAAAACTTACACTGCACCTGGTGATGTTTATGGCACTACACAGATGGCAGTGAAACGTAAAGAGGTGCTTTGATTGTTAGATACTTGTTAATCTTTAAGCCATCATCTCAGAAGACTTGGAACCCATAAGATAAAAGGGAGAATAGTAGTCCTGTTTAGAGGATGGAAAGGAGGGTAGGGTATGTATGGTATTGGCTTGATTGACTGCTTTTTAAACCAGAAATTCTTGTATAGTTGTATATAATGTTAAGAACATCATGAGACCCTCTCCTTAAACATGTTTTAAGATTTATCAGGGTATCAGggaatttcctgtttttttttttttttgttgttgtttgtttgttttttagatggactcttactttgtcacccctgcgtactgcaatggcatcatagctcacagcaatgcttgggctcaagtaatcctccttttgcctcagcctcctgagaaactgggactacaggtgcccaccacagcacttggctgtcttttttttttataggcagagtctcactttatcaccctgggtagagtgccgtggcctcatacagctcacagcaacctccaactcctgggcttaggcaattctcttgcttcagcctctccagtagctgggactacaggtgcccgccacaacgccagttatttttttgttgcaatttggctggggccaggtttgaacccaccacccttgatatatggggctggtgtcctacccattgagccccaggcgccgccctgaattaaatttattttgaggtagagtctcattctgtgttGCCCATGCAAGGGTGCCaaagctcatagtaacctcaaactcctgggctcaagtgatcctcttgcctcagcctcccaagtagctgggagtagcctaggactataggtacctgccacaatgcctggctagtttctctttttttttggttttgtttgaatagagacaaagtctgctcttgctcaggctggtctcttgttcctgagctcaagcagccaaCCTCTTctgtctcctagagtgctaggacagGTGCGAGCCTCCCCATTGGCCTGTGAATTAAAAGTGTGAACCACTTCTGCTGTGATTTCTAATACTAACTTCTGACTTTCTAAGAATTTGATCTCCCCCCTAACTGTTGAACCATTTAAAGTGCAATTCAATGGTTTTAGTATATGTACAGTTGAGTAGCTGTTAGGACAACAATCTACTTTAGAACATGTCATCACTTAAATCATACTTACTAGCAATTAACCATCATAATCCCTCAGCACTAATTAACCACTAATAAACATTGTCCTTATAGATTTGACTGTTTGTCCTTTTATGACTGGATTCTGTAGGCTAGTAAAATGTTTTCAGCATTTACCTACGTTGTAGGAAGTTACtagttcttcattcttttttaagggtGAGTAATGCAGTGTATTGATATGTTATTTGGTTATGCATAAGTTGGTAAGCATTGGAGTAGTTTACTTTTTGGCTGCCATGAGCATGTGTGGACatgctgttgatttttttttttctcagactaGAGGCACATGCTGCCATACCAgctgatttatttagtagagATATGGGGTCTTTCTCAggtggttctcaaactcctgagctcaagcaactcacccacctcagcctcccagaatgctaggatcacagggaTGTGCTACCTCACTCAGccaagttttgggttttttgttttcttgtgttttcGGTGACAAACCTAAGAAAGCATTGCCAAGTTCAAAGTCAATGAAAATTTACCCCTTTGttgaattttcagtttttatgtatttaactcttttttttttttttttttgttgagacagggtcccaccctatgcccctgagcagagtgcagtgggcgtggtagctcaccacaacctcagactcgggggCTTgcaggcaccccgctgcctcagcctccggaagccgctgggattacagcgctcgccgcggcgcccggctgggtttttccatttttttcacgagtcggggtctcactgtcgctcaggcgagtctcgaactcctgagctcaagcgattccctcatcagcctcccacagtgctgggattacaggcgtgagccaccgtgcccggctatGTATTTAACTCTTAATATTTAGTCATTGACCATATTAAGTGAATTATGAGATCATGGGTccaaatacattttatgtatgCAGATAAGCAGTTACTCTAGTATGATTTGTTCAAAAACTAGTCTTTCCTCTTTTGAAATGGTCTTGGCAcccttttaaaatagtttagcaTAAATGCTGTGCATATGGGCTTATTTCTAGACTCTTTTGTATTCATAACAGTACAACACTGTCTTGGTTCTGTTACTTTGTAATTTTTGCTGGTTATTTGAAATCAAGtgtgagtcttccaactttgttcccTTTCAAGATTCTCTTTGGCCTGTTTGGATTCCTTATTTTGTATGAATTCTCGGATCTGTTTCTACAAATAAGCCAACCTGGGATTATTTTAAGGATTGTATTAAGTCTGCATATTAAGTTTGGGGGAGTTATGCCATCCTAAAATTTGTGAACATGGGATTTctatttaggtttttaattttatttagccCACTTCTTTTTAACAACTTGAAACTTAACCattttaattgtcattaagtgtGCAGTTTAGTAGTGTTAACTATTTTAATGTTGTGCAACAGATCTTAAGCCCTTAGAAAACAAACTATACCCATTGGACAACTCCACAGCTCCTGGGAACCACAGTTAAGCTTTCTGCTTTGAATTTGAGTACTTGGCAACTCTCATAAGTGGGATCATATAGCATTTGTTCTCTTGTGACTGGTCATCCATGTTGGCAGTTTTAAAGACTGATTCCATTGaatgtatgttatatatacactttttattAACATTGGTGTTGCTTTCACCtcttgactattgtgaacaaTTCTGTAATAAACATAAGTACCAGTAATTTCTTCAAGACCTTTAACTTTTGTCCAAATCTCAGATTTTGAAAGTTACTAatgtcttgattttatttatagtgatgatgatgatgatgattttgatgatgaggaaactgaagaaaaagctCCAGTGAAGAAAGTAAGTTGTTAGAGTGCTGTAAGAGTCAAATACAGCCAATAATAGaaagtttttgaaataatataaagTTAGTGAAAACAGGGTTGGGAGATAATCTCATACTGAGAATTGGTCCGGAGTATGAATGTACTGTAAATAAACTTCACTATTATTTGTGGAGAATGATCTATTTTCTATATCCATTTGGCCTTCACTCATGAGGCAGCCCTTTGCAACTTTTAAAGGACTGCTTTTCTTACATTGAGGCAGTTTTATTTGTATTGATAGGCCTGTTATATTGGGCACTGATGATCAGTTTCTAATTGTAGTCTGTGCGAGACACTCCAgccaaaaatgcacaaaaatcaaaCCAGAATGGAAAGGATTCAAAACCATCAACACCGAGATCAAAAGTAAGTGGCAATATTTGTGCAAAGGCATGCCTCATTTATGTAGTCGGTGGGGGGAAGGGGTGTAGAAAGTTCTACTGTGGAAGAATCTGAAATTGATTGTCCTTTGGGGAATCCATGTAGTTGGTATCTTAAAGTGGTGAAATCTGCATGCAAATATATATACTATAAGGCTTCAAGTGTGTAGTGGGGGAAGgcagtagctttttttttttttttttttgcagtttatggctgagGCCggcatctctggtatatggggccatacctactcctttgagccacaggcaccacctggcaGTAGCTTTTTATTGTAATATCTTAACAGTTTCCTATGAGGAATCTTGATTGTTGTAAGGTATATACATTAGCATAGAGCAGAGGTTCTAAACCCTGGTTTACATAATTAGATCCAAGTAGAAATTTTAGAACAAGGCTACAAATTGTTTTTACAtgttctgaaattcaaatttttcaGGGTCAAGAATCcttcaaaaaacaggaaaaaactaAAACACCAAAAGGACCTAGTTCTGTAGAAGACATTAAGGCAAAAATGCAAGCAAGTATAGAAAAAGTGAGTAAAATTATCGAACTAGTTTGGATCTGTCCCTAAAAATTGCTCAGTTCTGGGGTTCTGGATAAACTAGTTAATCAGTTTTTATCTCTTTAACATACCTAGTCCTGTGCTACAAATTTTTTatacaaaaatgtattataaaaatacaagctactcattttgatttcttttgcatATGTGAAGTTAATATGCTTTACTCTCATAATTAAATACAAGCACATTGGTTGCAAATAAATTCTGACCTCAGATGTAAAATGAGATAAGAAAAGAACGCTTTTGCCTATTATAGTTATAATATGCTATAGAACCAGCAGAGGGCGTATGAAACTTCAATGAAAATGCAAACAGTTGGAAAATCGGTGATGGCATTGACATTAAATGATTGCTCATGATTGACGATAGTCAAAAACATTCTCCAGCAAACAGTCATTTTTATTAGCCCTTTACACCTAAGTGTCACCAGTCAATACCATGTACATGTGGTAATATCTAGCATTTGTGAGTAACTAATATGCGTTTATCTAGTGTCCTTTTGTCTTAAACAGTGGAAACATGGGAAGAAGATTAGCACTCTTTGTTTTGCGTGCATTCTAGAGGACTAAAACTATAGTTAACTTTAGACTTGAGTTTTAGAGTATGGAATAATTGGTTTAAATGTCTTTGGAACACATTTGAAAGAAGTTTTAATTCTATGGAAAATAGTTTTAGATTCCAGTTACTGAGAATGGATGTGAGATGGTGAGGAAAAATTGCCAACTCATTTCTCCGTGGTTTTGTGTTCTAGGATCTTCATGGCTTCAGTAGATTTCTTGCCCTGGTAAAATGACATTTTAGGAGGCAGAAtgtatttgttttgctttagTCACACTATGCCCTTTGGCCTTCCCGGTatcactgatttatttttatcccttGCATACAGCGCTAAAATGACATCTTTTAGATACCCCTCCCCCCTGTTTTAATATGGTCCTATCTCCTTGGTTTAATTGCAGGCGCATTGAACATTCCTGGGCACTACTGGTAAATTAAGCCCAaagatggggagagaggaaaaggagagacaAATGTAGTCCATACTGAGTATCATCAACAATCCAGACTGAAGTCTTCTATTTTAATCTCAATCCCCCTTTCCTGATTTGCTACCCACGCCCCCTTCCAGGCTGGAAACAATCTCACTTTGATTTCCTAAAGCACTCTCTTTTTGACTGTGAATGATACTTGCGTATGCTTTCCATTACCTGTGCACTTGCCTCACCTCTTTGACGATGTTTTAAATTACCTTTGTATCTCCCtagctgctcaataaatatttgaatgactCAAATAAGAAAGTATGTGACAATAATtttgaagtggaaatgtttatagtgaggtttttcttttaagtgaTGGAGGCAGTATCTTGATATTCTATACCTAATTCTGTGGTCCCTTTTGTATTTGGGACCCTTTTTGATCTTTTAAAAGGGTGTAAAACATAACATTCAGGTTATAAGAAAAACAATGTAGTTAATCAAAATAGGAAACAATTGTAATGCTTTGAAATTTAGTTGACAAAGTGATGGATGTTTGTTAAAACTGTTGTGGTTTCTTGCCTACATTTAAATTTGAAGGAAAGTCTAAATTTTTGTGA carries:
- the NPM1 gene encoding nucleophosmin isoform X3; its protein translation is MFKKSSRGIFLLCPLVGCELKADKDYHFKVDNDENEHQLSLRTVSLGAGAKDELHIVEAEAMNYEGSPIKVTLATLKMSVQPTVSLGGFEITPPVVLRLKCGSGPVHISGQHLVAVEEDAESEDEEEEDVKLLSMSGKRSAPGSGSKVPQKKVKLAADEDEDDDDEDDDDEEDDDDDDDFDDEETEEKAPVKKSVRDTPAKNAQKSNQNGKDSKPSTPRSKGQESFKKQEKTKTPKGPSSVEDIKAKMQASIEKGGSLPKVEAKFINYVKNCFRMTDQEAIQDLWQWRKSL
- the NPM1 gene encoding nucleophosmin isoform X1, with product MEDSMDMDMSPLRPQNYLFELLFSSFTGCELKADKDYHFKVDNDENEHQLSLRTVSLGAGAKDELHIVEAEAMNYEGSPIKVTLATLKMSVQPTVSLGGFEITPPVVLRLKCGSGPVHISGQHLVAVEEDAESEDEEEEDVKLLSMSGKRSAPGSGSKVPQKKVKLAADEDEDDDDEDDDDEEDDDDDDDFDDEETEEKAPVKKSVRDTPAKNAQKSNQNGKDSKPSTPRSKGQESFKKQEKTKTPKGPSSVEDIKAKMQASIEKGGSLPKVEAKFINYVKNCFRMTDQEAIQDLWQWRKSL
- the NPM1 gene encoding nucleophosmin isoform X4 translates to MEDSMDMDMSPLRPQNYLFELLFSSFTGCELKADKDYHFKVDNDENEHQLSLRTVSLGAGAKDELHIVEAEAMNYEGSPIKVTLATLKMSVQPTVSLGGFEITPPVVLRLKCGSGPVHISGQHLVAVEEDAESEDEEEEDVKLLSMSGKRSAPGSGSKVPQKKVKLAADEDEDDDDEDDDDEEDDDDDDDFDDEETEEKAPVKKSVRDTPAKNAQKSNQNGKDSKPSTPRSKGQESFKKQEKTKTPKGPSSVEDIKAKMQASIEKAH
- the NPM1 gene encoding nucleophosmin isoform X2, giving the protein MEDSMDMDMSPLRPQNYLFGCELKADKDYHFKVDNDENEHQLSLRTVSLGAGAKDELHIVEAEAMNYEGSPIKVTLATLKMSVQPTVSLGGFEITPPVVLRLKCGSGPVHISGQHLVAVEEDAESEDEEEEDVKLLSMSGKRSAPGSGSKVPQKKVKLAADEDEDDDDEDDDDEEDDDDDDDFDDEETEEKAPVKKSVRDTPAKNAQKSNQNGKDSKPSTPRSKGQESFKKQEKTKTPKGPSSVEDIKAKMQASIEKGGSLPKVEAKFINYVKNCFRMTDQEAIQDLWQWRKSL